The following are from one region of the Rosistilla carotiformis genome:
- a CDS encoding sulfatase, with protein MQLLKFVVRDSLALLVLVSMFASFGGFARAADDARLPNVVVFLVDDLGYMDIGANNPDCFYETPNIDALSNTAMRFTDGYAANPVCSPTRYSLMTGKYPSRVDATNFFSGKRSGTFEPAPLNDNMPLEEVTVAEALKTKGYATFFAGKWHLGESEEYYPQNQGFDVNVGGHSKGGPYTGKKYFAPFKNPQMAVESPDGDHLPDRLARDTARFIDAHKTGPFFAYLSFYSVHTPLIGRPDLIAKYKAKAAQINGQEFGDEEQVFGDQPRKVRILQKHAVYAAMVEAMDEAVGKVLAQLEASGVADNTIVIFTSDNGGLSTSEGSPTSNLPLRGGKGWVYEGGIREPWIVRYPGVTQPGSVCNQPICSIDLFPTVAAAAGVEYQHAVDGVDLMPALRGDSLDRQSLYWHYPHYSNQGGIPAGAIREGDFKLIERYEDGRVQLYDLKSDKGERNDLASEEPDRVDQMRRRLHAWYKSVDAKFLQQKKNGPKPWAP; from the coding sequence ATGCAGCTTTTGAAATTTGTGGTTCGCGATTCGCTCGCGCTGTTGGTTCTTGTCTCGATGTTCGCCAGCTTTGGTGGGTTCGCTCGCGCTGCCGACGACGCTCGACTTCCCAACGTTGTCGTCTTTCTTGTCGATGACTTGGGCTACATGGATATCGGAGCGAACAACCCGGACTGTTTTTATGAGACGCCGAACATCGACGCTCTGTCGAATACCGCGATGCGTTTCACCGATGGGTACGCCGCCAATCCGGTCTGCTCACCCACGCGCTACAGTTTGATGACGGGCAAATACCCGTCGCGCGTCGATGCCACCAATTTCTTCTCCGGCAAGCGAAGCGGCACCTTTGAACCGGCTCCGTTAAACGACAACATGCCGCTGGAAGAAGTGACGGTCGCCGAGGCGCTGAAGACCAAGGGCTATGCAACTTTCTTTGCCGGGAAGTGGCATCTGGGGGAATCCGAAGAGTATTACCCTCAGAACCAAGGCTTCGACGTCAATGTGGGAGGGCACAGCAAAGGCGGCCCCTACACGGGTAAGAAGTATTTTGCACCGTTCAAGAATCCGCAGATGGCGGTGGAGAGTCCCGATGGGGACCATCTGCCCGACCGGTTGGCTCGCGACACCGCACGCTTCATCGATGCTCACAAGACGGGGCCCTTTTTCGCCTACCTGTCGTTCTATTCGGTTCACACGCCGCTGATAGGGCGCCCCGATCTTATCGCCAAATACAAAGCGAAGGCAGCGCAGATCAACGGACAGGAGTTTGGTGACGAAGAGCAGGTCTTTGGCGATCAGCCGCGGAAGGTGCGGATCTTGCAGAAGCATGCGGTCTATGCCGCGATGGTCGAGGCGATGGACGAAGCGGTTGGCAAAGTGCTGGCGCAGCTCGAAGCGTCGGGCGTGGCCGACAATACGATCGTGATCTTCACGTCGGACAACGGTGGCCTGTCGACTAGCGAAGGTTCGCCGACCAGCAACCTGCCGCTGCGTGGCGGGAAGGGTTGGGTGTACGAGGGAGGGATTCGCGAGCCGTGGATCGTTCGCTATCCCGGGGTGACGCAGCCCGGTTCGGTCTGTAACCAGCCGATCTGTTCGATCGATCTGTTTCCCACCGTCGCAGCTGCCGCAGGGGTCGAGTACCAACACGCGGTCGATGGAGTCGATCTGATGCCGGCACTGCGAGGCGATTCGCTCGATCGCCAATCGCTCTACTGGCACTATCCTCACTACAGCAACCAAGGGGGCATTCCGGCGGGTGCGATTCGCGAAGGGGATTTCAAATTGATCGAACGCTACGAAGATGGCCGCGTTCAACTGTATGATCTCAAGTCGGACAAAGGCGAGCGGAATGATCTGGCTTCCGAAGAGCCCGACCGCGTCGATCAAATGCGCCGTCGGTTGCACGCGTGGTACAAATCGGTCGATGCGAAATTCCTCCAGCAAAAAAAGAACGGCCCCAAACCATGGGCTCCGTGA
- a CDS encoding BPSS1187 family protein, which produces MFRARMFFWLFALTTIGFGESVGADPTNDDSPKHVRILTIGNSFTNNATRYLDEITEAAGHKLTHKSLTIGGSPLELHAAKALAFEKDRSDRSAFYSKGESLQQALQSEDWDFVTIQQLSVRSHDVETYRPYAAQLADIIHRYAPQAKLLVHQTWAYRSDDPRFRSSRKSNGGPTTQQAMYEGLSDAYRTIAAELSASRIPVGDAFWIADNDPKFGYRAAEDFDAGKLEYPELPAQTHSLHTGYRWNNRDGKRTLGMDGHHANLAGEYLGACVWFEGLFAESAVGNEYVPEKLEPEYAAFLQTVAHKAAQQGGDVVRGIPAEPKTVKDPSPQRYQFRVRASEIDSRTGEYPAIGFVSGSDEKPADLEFASVDTRVAPKGKLAIWLMGHNGGLFERWNEYGIHAIGVSYARGWFGKLAPPQPSDAYARGRIRLEAATGLDFSDELDLMPPDGAAERARQLLLWLSKENPQGNWQQFLADGGSRLRWDKIIMTGASHGSTTAARFAKHQRVDRVVMLCGPRDQDQDWQSLPSATPANRFFGFTHVLDGGWTGDHYCRSWEMLGMNAFGPIVDVDSTTPPYENSRSLITAADVGGDAGRAHGSVTPGRSSPKNEDGGLKFDPVWRYLYTHPVDEVGVATEEDPGCQRVHVKYD; this is translated from the coding sequence ATGTTTCGAGCACGCATGTTCTTTTGGCTCTTCGCCCTCACTACGATCGGGTTCGGTGAGTCGGTGGGTGCGGATCCAACGAACGACGATTCGCCCAAGCACGTTCGCATCCTCACGATCGGCAACAGTTTTACGAATAACGCAACGCGTTATCTCGATGAGATCACCGAGGCGGCTGGCCACAAGCTGACTCACAAATCGCTGACGATCGGCGGGTCGCCGCTGGAACTGCACGCGGCGAAAGCACTCGCGTTTGAGAAGGATCGCAGCGATCGATCGGCTTTCTATTCGAAAGGCGAGAGTTTGCAGCAGGCGTTGCAGAGCGAAGACTGGGATTTCGTCACGATCCAACAACTGAGCGTGCGGAGTCATGACGTCGAGACGTATCGTCCGTACGCGGCCCAGTTGGCTGATATCATCCATCGCTACGCGCCGCAGGCGAAGCTGTTGGTGCATCAAACATGGGCTTACCGAAGCGATGATCCTCGCTTTCGTAGTTCGCGTAAATCCAATGGTGGCCCGACAACGCAGCAGGCGATGTACGAAGGGTTGAGCGATGCGTACCGGACGATTGCTGCCGAGCTTTCGGCGAGCCGGATTCCTGTCGGCGATGCGTTTTGGATCGCCGATAACGATCCCAAGTTTGGTTATCGCGCGGCGGAGGACTTCGACGCCGGGAAACTGGAATACCCCGAACTGCCCGCTCAAACGCATTCGCTGCACACCGGATACCGCTGGAACAATCGCGATGGCAAACGGACGCTCGGAATGGATGGCCATCACGCCAACTTGGCGGGTGAATATCTGGGAGCCTGCGTTTGGTTCGAGGGCTTGTTCGCCGAGAGTGCGGTCGGCAACGAGTATGTTCCCGAAAAGCTCGAACCCGAATACGCCGCGTTTTTGCAAACCGTCGCTCACAAGGCGGCTCAGCAAGGTGGCGATGTCGTCCGTGGCATCCCAGCAGAACCGAAGACGGTGAAAGATCCGTCGCCGCAGCGGTATCAGTTTCGCGTTCGCGCCAGCGAGATCGATTCGCGAACCGGGGAATATCCGGCGATCGGTTTTGTTTCGGGTAGCGACGAGAAGCCTGCCGATTTGGAGTTCGCGTCGGTCGACACCCGCGTCGCTCCCAAGGGCAAATTGGCGATCTGGTTGATGGGGCACAACGGCGGACTGTTCGAGCGTTGGAACGAATACGGTATCCATGCGATCGGAGTCAGTTACGCACGGGGATGGTTCGGCAAGCTAGCTCCACCCCAACCTTCGGATGCGTACGCTCGCGGGCGGATTCGGTTGGAAGCGGCCACCGGATTGGATTTCAGCGATGAACTGGATCTGATGCCTCCCGATGGAGCTGCCGAGCGAGCGCGTCAATTGTTGTTGTGGTTGTCCAAGGAGAATCCGCAGGGGAACTGGCAGCAGTTTCTGGCCGATGGTGGATCGCGATTGCGTTGGGACAAGATCATCATGACCGGTGCGTCGCACGGCAGCACCACCGCCGCTCGGTTCGCCAAGCATCAACGCGTCGATCGGGTTGTGATGTTGTGCGGGCCGAGAGACCAGGATCAGGATTGGCAGAGCTTGCCCTCGGCCACTCCCGCCAATCGATTCTTCGGGTTCACTCACGTCCTGGATGGCGGTTGGACCGGCGACCATTATTGTCGCTCTTGGGAGATGTTAGGCATGAATGCGTTTGGCCCGATCGTCGACGTCGATTCCACCACGCCTCCCTACGAGAACTCGCGCAGCTTGATCACCGCAGCGGATGTGGGAGGAGACGCTGGCCGCGCCCATGGCTCGGTCACCCCCGGTCGCTCTTCGCCCAAAAACGAAGACGGCGGATTGAAGTTTGATCCCGTCTGGCGTTATTTGTACACGCACCCCGTCGACGAAGTGGGAGTGGCGACGGAAGAGGATCCCGGTTGCCAACGCGTGCACGTGAAGTACGACTGA
- a CDS encoding M14-type cytosolic carboxypeptidase, whose protein sequence is MNPRQLLVPLALLSLAIAGEQLFADAPLSVAADFEGGSVAEVEIDPAAGSIRFMPGGDPARGWPCWWYFRIDGIQPGQTITLQLRGSTATVGKQKPLGASWAMPKRATYSTDGKTWRQTDPGQRDGPIMTYELTPDTSSVYVAWGPPYTPKTAEKLATRLSEASPHVEAMQLCRSREDRAVPMLHFREGTRTAEQRFGVWIQARQHAWESGSSWVAEGFADWLAGDDRQAAWLRQHADVYLVPIMDIDNTATGNGGKNAIPRDHNRDWSAKPHWNEILAAQQKVGELIDQNRMDLFIDLHNPGPGDPTFFFVPPRELLKPQAVEAADQFMELAYQRISRIEPSIPMNNKPRVTGSNYHPLWRQISKNWVSLNGNPHTVSVCLETAWNSPASTQAGYKAVGENLAIATQQFLAKQPEKP, encoded by the coding sequence ATGAACCCGCGACAACTTCTTGTCCCGCTTGCCCTCCTGTCGCTTGCGATTGCCGGCGAGCAACTCTTCGCCGACGCCCCGCTGTCGGTCGCTGCTGATTTCGAAGGGGGATCGGTTGCAGAGGTCGAAATCGATCCGGCGGCTGGCAGCATTCGATTTATGCCCGGCGGAGATCCCGCCCGCGGCTGGCCTTGCTGGTGGTACTTTCGCATCGATGGTATCCAACCCGGGCAAACGATCACGCTTCAGCTGCGTGGCTCGACAGCCACCGTCGGCAAACAAAAACCGCTGGGGGCGTCCTGGGCAATGCCAAAGCGAGCGACCTATTCGACCGACGGCAAAACATGGCGACAAACCGATCCGGGGCAGCGCGACGGACCGATCATGACCTATGAACTCACCCCCGATACATCGTCGGTGTACGTCGCCTGGGGACCGCCTTACACACCCAAGACCGCGGAAAAACTTGCGACTCGATTGAGCGAAGCCTCACCGCATGTCGAAGCGATGCAGTTGTGCCGATCGCGCGAAGATCGCGCGGTTCCGATGCTCCACTTCCGCGAGGGAACGCGCACGGCGGAGCAGCGCTTTGGCGTCTGGATCCAAGCCCGGCAGCATGCTTGGGAGAGTGGTTCCAGCTGGGTCGCCGAGGGTTTCGCTGATTGGTTGGCCGGCGACGATCGCCAAGCGGCTTGGCTGCGACAACACGCCGACGTCTATCTGGTTCCGATCATGGACATCGACAACACAGCGACCGGCAACGGCGGTAAAAACGCGATCCCGCGCGACCACAATCGCGACTGGTCGGCCAAGCCTCATTGGAACGAAATCCTCGCGGCTCAGCAAAAAGTGGGCGAGCTGATCGACCAAAACCGGATGGATCTGTTCATCGATCTCCACAACCCAGGCCCCGGAGATCCCACCTTCTTCTTCGTCCCGCCGCGGGAATTGTTGAAGCCTCAGGCGGTGGAAGCAGCCGACCAGTTCATGGAACTTGCCTACCAGCGGATCAGTCGCATCGAGCCTTCGATTCCGATGAACAACAAGCCGAGGGTGACGGGATCGAATTACCACCCGCTGTGGCGACAGATCAGCAAGAACTGGGTCAGCCTGAACGGCAATCCCCACACGGTCAGCGTCTGCCTGGAAACGGCCTGGAATTCTCCCGCGAGTACACAGGCGGGCTACAAAGCTGTCGGCGAAAACCTCGCCATCGCCACGCAACAGTTCCTGGCCAAACAACCCGAAAAACCGTAG
- a CDS encoding MFS transporter yields the protein MNNIAVPQWIVRNDSGNPLTASLWAVRGLFFLNGFLYATWATRIPAIQSQFQLSHAALGVALMMVALGAVVAMPTAGWLCSRWGSRRVVAISLLLYIAGLPLVALMPSLTALFIALLLFGVGHGMLDVSMNVQAVEVERRWQRPINSSIHALWSVGGLSGAIAGSVIGLWGLAAGLHFALVSALLSLAIVPIVTRLLIESPTAASDTRDEETGAPSQPRGRNRALILLGAIAFCIMAGEGAMADWSAVLLNQVLGVSEGLAATGYATFAIAMAAGRFVGDRLSMRLGPMNQVRISGLVALAGLLIVVTSSHLALALLGFAMIGGGFATIVPAVFSACGRLDNVPAGVALATVSTIGYFGFLLGPPLIGFVAEWLSLRIALGCLSVTTLASVLLATTLAPRTTATDDTSQHDRCAA from the coding sequence ATGAACAATATCGCTGTACCTCAATGGATTGTGCGTAACGACTCGGGAAATCCGCTAACGGCCTCTCTCTGGGCAGTGCGTGGATTGTTTTTCCTGAACGGTTTTTTGTATGCGACCTGGGCGACGCGAATCCCCGCCATCCAGTCTCAGTTCCAACTATCGCACGCTGCTTTAGGCGTTGCGTTGATGATGGTGGCGTTGGGAGCTGTCGTTGCGATGCCCACCGCCGGTTGGCTCTGCTCGCGTTGGGGCAGTCGTCGCGTTGTCGCGATCAGCTTGCTGCTCTACATCGCGGGCCTGCCGTTGGTGGCGCTGATGCCCAGCTTGACCGCGCTCTTTATCGCGTTGCTGTTGTTCGGCGTCGGGCACGGCATGTTGGACGTGTCGATGAATGTCCAAGCGGTGGAGGTGGAGCGGCGGTGGCAGAGGCCGATCAATTCATCGATCCATGCGCTCTGGAGTGTCGGCGGATTGTCCGGCGCGATCGCTGGTAGCGTGATCGGACTCTGGGGCCTCGCCGCCGGCCTGCACTTTGCCCTGGTCTCGGCGCTCCTTTCGCTTGCGATCGTACCGATCGTTACCCGCCTGTTGATCGAATCGCCAACCGCCGCATCGGACACGCGGGACGAGGAAACCGGAGCACCGTCCCAGCCGCGCGGCAGAAACCGGGCGTTGATCCTGTTGGGAGCGATCGCGTTTTGCATCATGGCGGGTGAGGGTGCGATGGCCGACTGGAGCGCTGTGCTATTGAATCAAGTTCTGGGAGTCAGCGAAGGGCTTGCCGCAACGGGCTACGCGACCTTTGCCATCGCGATGGCGGCGGGCCGATTTGTCGGCGATCGCTTGTCGATGAGGCTGGGACCGATGAATCAGGTACGGATCAGCGGGCTCGTCGCGTTGGCAGGGTTGTTGATTGTCGTCACTTCGTCCCATCTCGCATTGGCATTGTTGGGGTTTGCGATGATCGGTGGCGGCTTCGCCACGATCGTCCCCGCCGTCTTTAGTGCCTGCGGACGGTTGGACAATGTCCCGGCAGGCGTGGCCTTGGCGACGGTATCGACGATCGGATACTTCGGCTTCCTGTTGGGGCCGCCGTTGATCGGATTTGTCGCCGAATGGCTTAGCCTGAGGATCGCACTGGGCTGCCTGTCGGTGACAACCCTGGCATCGGTTCTGCTCGCGACAACCCTAGCCCCACGTACCACCGCAACGGACGACACCAGCCAACACGATCGCTGTGCCGCATGA
- a CDS encoding HAD-IB family phosphatase: MSIAVTQSDRFHLDSDARSELPEPAKGGRAKHYLLASDFDQTLSFNDSGEVLSEMLGLPDFERKVKGLASSHLVQQGGELTYLLLHDPDYRQVRREHLVEAGRRIRLKKNLAPLMDLLDRGIDGHRFTFYVVSASPEEVVRSALEGIVPADRIFGTRLNFDPDSGEISSVAQLTAGYGKVTALDELQSQLGVSWDRIVYVGDGSSDVHVMLHVNRCDGYTIAVSENQHLAPIARRTVLSDNAFSVLIPILEDVMGWTDRTKIRELFEASGLDVQGWEKSQVDRLTILPTDADTRDASSATAAS, from the coding sequence ATGAGTATCGCGGTAACCCAATCCGATCGTTTCCATTTGGATAGCGACGCGCGCAGCGAGCTGCCCGAACCGGCAAAGGGAGGACGAGCCAAGCACTATTTGTTGGCCAGCGATTTTGATCAGACACTTAGCTTCAACGATTCGGGGGAAGTTTTGAGCGAGATGCTGGGGCTGCCGGACTTTGAACGCAAAGTCAAAGGGCTAGCCAGTTCCCATCTGGTTCAACAGGGGGGCGAACTGACCTATCTGCTGCTGCACGATCCCGATTACCGCCAGGTCCGCCGCGAACACCTGGTCGAAGCGGGACGGCGGATTCGGCTGAAAAAGAACCTGGCTCCATTGATGGACCTGCTCGATCGAGGCATCGACGGCCATCGGTTTACGTTTTATGTCGTCTCTGCATCGCCGGAAGAGGTGGTGCGGTCGGCGCTCGAGGGAATCGTGCCAGCCGATCGGATCTTCGGCACTCGGTTGAACTTCGACCCCGATTCGGGCGAGATCAGCTCGGTCGCCCAATTGACCGCGGGCTACGGCAAGGTGACCGCCTTGGACGAACTGCAATCGCAACTGGGAGTCAGCTGGGACCGGATCGTCTACGTCGGCGACGGCAGTTCCGATGTCCATGTGATGCTGCACGTCAATCGCTGCGACGGATACACGATCGCGGTTTCCGAAAACCAACACCTTGCCCCGATCGCCCGCCGGACGGTCCTCAGCGACAACGCGTTCAGCGTCTTGATCCCGATCCTGGAAGATGTGATGGGCTGGACCGATCGGACGAAGATTCGCGAGCTGTTCGAAGCGAGCGGGTTGGATGTCCAGGGCTGGGAAAAATCGCAAGTCGATCGGCTGACGATTCTGCCGACCGATGCCGACACCCGAGATGCGTCGTCCGCGACTGCCGCTTCGTGA
- a CDS encoding GntR family transcriptional regulator translates to MADTKYRQIADKLLADITAGRFQPTGRLPSETQLVRRFDVSRPTAARALRELQNQGLIERRAGSGTFVRQQAAVVEEGQRVIGLLAPEIGSTEILEVICGDIARLARLHDCALLWGREGVHPNVNEAFADPTNAQSVTVGADPIEASRQLCDAFIQRGVPGVFFVPLEHHPDSQNLNFRITDRLRQAGIAVVLVDRDIHPFPQRSEFDLVGIDNFAAGFTAASHLLKLGCNGLLFLAPPQTAPTIAQRIAGAREAVISQEPSARPLQVARFEPDDVDQIEKLIARFRLVADASAADARDPLDAIICSNDRVAATLMQTLAKLGIEVPRDIRLIGFDDVKYAQLLTVPLTTIRQPCRDIAMVAFRSMLDCIEKVVVPPRQYLLASQLIVRESCGAYMKPQPM, encoded by the coding sequence GTGGCCGATACAAAATACCGTCAAATCGCCGATAAATTGCTCGCCGACATTACAGCTGGTCGGTTCCAACCCACCGGTAGGTTGCCAAGTGAAACGCAGCTTGTCAGGCGATTCGATGTCTCGCGTCCGACCGCCGCTCGGGCTCTTCGCGAGCTGCAGAACCAGGGGCTGATCGAACGGCGAGCCGGTTCGGGAACGTTTGTCCGTCAGCAGGCGGCGGTGGTCGAAGAGGGGCAGCGAGTGATCGGGCTGCTGGCGCCGGAGATCGGTTCGACCGAGATCCTGGAAGTCATCTGCGGCGACATCGCGCGACTCGCCCGGCTGCATGACTGTGCCTTGCTGTGGGGCAGGGAAGGAGTGCACCCCAACGTCAACGAAGCTTTTGCCGATCCGACCAACGCCCAATCGGTGACCGTTGGTGCCGATCCGATCGAAGCTTCGCGACAGCTGTGCGACGCGTTCATCCAGCGGGGCGTGCCGGGAGTCTTTTTTGTCCCGTTGGAGCACCATCCCGACAGCCAAAACCTAAATTTCCGAATCACCGATCGGTTGCGGCAGGCGGGGATCGCTGTCGTCTTGGTCGACCGCGACATCCATCCCTTTCCGCAGCGCAGCGAATTCGATCTGGTCGGGATCGATAATTTTGCCGCTGGTTTTACTGCGGCATCACATCTATTGAAGCTCGGCTGCAACGGGCTGCTGTTTTTGGCGCCGCCGCAAACGGCCCCGACCATCGCTCAACGAATCGCCGGAGCGCGGGAGGCGGTGATCTCCCAAGAGCCGTCCGCCCGCCCGCTGCAGGTTGCCCGGTTCGAACCGGACGACGTCGATCAGATCGAAAAACTGATCGCCCGGTTCCGTTTGGTGGCCGATGCGTCGGCCGCTGACGCTCGCGATCCACTGGACGCCATCATCTGTTCCAACGACCGCGTTGCCGCCACGTTGATGCAAACGCTGGCGAAGCTGGGGATCGAAGTGCCCCGGGACATCCGGCTGATTGGATTCGACGACGTGAAGTATGCGCAACTGCTGACCGTCCCGCTGACAACCATCCGGCAACCGTGCCGCGACATCGCGATGGTCGCCTTCCGATCGATGCTCGACTGCATCGAGAAGGTGGTGGTGCCGCCGCGTCAGTACCTGTTGGCAAGCCAATTGATCGTCCGCGAATCGTGCGGAGCTTACATGAAACCGCAGCCAATGTGA
- a CDS encoding serine/threonine-protein kinase, protein MKTTDSSATDEGSAAMPELEQTLAHDGASPSAGSDADTAKGTKQSRDLAFAVALLKMGHANVRTLAGAAKSWTTHGNLSLADHLFEQKTISADQRTAVQRRSQQMLTSIAKLDRNARSNGANGNKDPMTSSDREQHWLAQLDPNGKVAKLLGIADTSVLSQDEVQDRQVGSRYTLLRKLGQGGLGIVWLARDQNLQRYVAVKEISREVAPGDVALDHFRREAEITGRLEHPGIVPVYQYGEDEATGKSFYVMRFLGKRTMQDAIAEYHERREAGNDDPMMLHRLLSALINVCNSVGHAHSRKVIHRDLKPENVALDEFGQVTLLDWGLAMINDASGMYEVNGRTEPGDLHSVGSTQVGRVLGTPLYMAPEQASGRLDEVDELTDVFALGGILYAILTGVAPHQSAIEDAETGSSRSDIMSQIVAGEVVPPIKLVPSVPPELNAICVKALSSKRYLRYESAKALEVEIERFIAGTPVHAYKPPTKQRLKRWMADHPTATQSLLLATSLLLIGGAAIAYTARQGRSALQQARYASAQEFTRELEVNLNFETEGMVRNLHFVSELPLMEAVVASHQGGTAIAPQSDGSMAEVGPVELLNRQAHLFGGLLKANPAYLVAYSCIEEEGGGIRELIRSERSGVGRRVFRVPERDLLAREASERDEEGTQVIHSLRPDDVVLITNDQISENVPVNNRSPLVVSGVQATFDSNGLLFGLNIIELDLRSRLEELFTAVAPERVTIYVTDIAGSIVLQFHNGRVQAVDNASITDEFAQLKTFFAEGATASEFGDGSKVFARRVQLGGSPKAQLGIIAYIQHD, encoded by the coding sequence ATGAAAACAACCGACAGCAGTGCGACCGACGAGGGTTCGGCGGCGATGCCAGAACTGGAGCAAACCTTGGCGCACGATGGAGCGAGTCCGTCGGCAGGGAGCGACGCGGACACTGCGAAGGGGACCAAACAGAGTCGCGATCTGGCGTTTGCTGTTGCGCTGCTGAAGATGGGGCACGCCAACGTGCGGACTCTTGCCGGAGCGGCGAAGAGCTGGACGACGCACGGCAATCTGTCGCTGGCCGATCATTTGTTCGAGCAGAAGACGATCTCGGCCGACCAGCGAACGGCGGTCCAACGGCGCTCTCAACAGATGCTGACGTCGATCGCCAAGCTGGATCGCAATGCTCGCAGCAACGGTGCCAACGGAAACAAGGACCCGATGACCAGTTCGGATCGCGAGCAGCATTGGCTGGCTCAATTGGATCCCAACGGCAAGGTCGCCAAGTTGCTGGGGATCGCCGATACGTCGGTCCTGTCGCAGGACGAGGTCCAAGACCGGCAGGTCGGTTCGCGCTACACGTTGCTGCGTAAGTTGGGGCAGGGCGGTCTGGGGATCGTCTGGTTGGCTCGCGACCAAAACCTGCAGCGTTATGTGGCGGTGAAAGAGATCTCCCGCGAAGTGGCTCCGGGCGATGTCGCTTTGGACCACTTCCGCCGCGAAGCCGAGATCACCGGCCGGCTGGAACATCCCGGGATCGTTCCGGTCTATCAATACGGCGAGGATGAAGCGACGGGCAAGTCGTTTTATGTGATGCGGTTTCTTGGCAAGCGGACGATGCAGGATGCGATCGCCGAATACCACGAACGACGCGAAGCGGGAAACGACGACCCGATGATGCTGCACCGATTGCTGTCGGCGCTGATCAACGTCTGCAATTCGGTCGGGCACGCGCATTCGCGCAAGGTGATCCATCGCGATCTAAAACCGGAAAACGTCGCTCTCGATGAGTTCGGCCAAGTGACCCTATTGGATTGGGGCTTGGCGATGATCAACGACGCGTCGGGGATGTACGAAGTCAACGGCCGGACCGAACCGGGCGACTTGCACAGCGTCGGTTCGACGCAGGTCGGCCGCGTGCTGGGAACGCCCCTCTACATGGCTCCCGAACAAGCGTCGGGGCGGCTGGACGAAGTCGATGAACTGACCGACGTGTTCGCGCTTGGCGGGATTCTGTACGCGATCCTGACCGGCGTCGCACCGCACCAATCGGCGATCGAAGACGCGGAGACGGGGAGCAGCCGGTCGGACATCATGTCGCAGATCGTTGCTGGCGAAGTTGTGCCGCCGATCAAATTGGTGCCGTCGGTGCCGCCGGAATTGAACGCGATCTGCGTCAAAGCCCTCTCGAGCAAGCGGTATCTGCGCTACGAATCGGCCAAGGCGCTGGAGGTCGAGATCGAGCGATTTATCGCCGGCACACCGGTGCATGCCTACAAACCTCCCACCAAACAACGCCTCAAACGCTGGATGGCCGATCATCCGACGGCAACGCAGTCGCTGCTGTTGGCCACTTCGCTGCTGTTGATCGGTGGCGCGGCGATCGCTTACACCGCGCGTCAAGGCAGGTCGGCGCTGCAGCAGGCGCGTTATGCGTCGGCTCAAGAGTTCACACGCGAACTCGAAGTGAATTTGAACTTCGAGACCGAGGGGATGGTCCGCAACCTGCACTTCGTTTCCGAGCTGCCGCTGATGGAAGCTGTCGTTGCATCGCATCAAGGTGGCACCGCAATCGCTCCGCAGTCGGACGGATCGATGGCCGAAGTCGGGCCAGTCGAATTGCTGAACCGCCAGGCGCATCTGTTCGGCGGTTTGCTGAAGGCGAACCCCGCCTACTTGGTCGCGTATTCATGCATCGAAGAGGAAGGAGGGGGGATCCGCGAACTGATTCGATCCGAACGCAGTGGAGTCGGGCGACGCGTCTTTCGTGTGCCCGAGCGAGATCTTTTAGCACGCGAGGCGAGCGAGCGCGACGAGGAGGGAACCCAAGTGATCCATTCGCTGCGTCCCGACGACGTGGTGCTGATCACCAACGACCAAATAAGCGAGAACGTGCCGGTCAACAACCGATCGCCGTTGGTCGTCAGTGGCGTCCAGGCGACCTTCGACAGCAACGGCCTCCTGTTTGGCTTGAACATTATCGAACTCGATCTCCGCAGTCGCTTGGAGGAACTATTCACCGCCGTCGCTCCCGAACGGGTGACGATCTACGTGACCGATATCGCGGGCAGTATCGTGTTGCAGTTCCACAATGGACGCGTTCAAGCTGTCGATAACGCTTCGATTACCGACGAGTTTGCTCAGCTGAAAACCTTCTTCGCCGAAGGTGCAACGGCCAGCGAATTTGGCGACGGCTCCAAGGTCTTCGCCCGCCGAGTTCAGCTGGGCGGATCGCCGAAAGCTCAGCTGGGAATCATCGCCTACATCCAACACGACTAG